A genomic window from Caballeronia sp. SBC1 includes:
- the rsxB gene encoding electron transport complex subunit RsxB, whose amino-acid sequence MTVVTATSPKTLADQIEDRLPQTQCTKCGYPACRPYAEAIAAGEANYNQCPPGGQEGVVRLASLLGKPVIPLNPDNGVERPRPQAIIDENLCIGCTLCLQACPVDAIVGAAKQMHTIIPELCTGCDLCVPPCPVDCIAMVPVTGEKTGWDAWSQQEADAARERHDWRLARLARERDAAEARKAARVVASLRTESGTEPRTQPAAQPDAGPDGSVESKAVQPAATPDDDAQAKKRAIIQAAMDRARQKKEELARLGAGPKNIDAVSPEVQAQIDAAEARRRRLGMIRADDDKSSAPAIDPDRELGEPGNPGNDNNT is encoded by the coding sequence GTGACTGTAGTGACTGCAACCTCCCCCAAGACTCTCGCCGACCAGATCGAAGACCGGCTGCCCCAGACGCAATGCACCAAATGCGGGTATCCCGCTTGCCGGCCATATGCAGAGGCCATTGCAGCAGGCGAGGCTAACTATAACCAGTGCCCGCCGGGGGGCCAGGAAGGCGTGGTCCGCCTGGCCAGCCTACTCGGCAAGCCTGTCATCCCGCTGAATCCGGACAACGGCGTGGAACGGCCACGGCCGCAAGCGATCATCGATGAAAATCTTTGCATCGGCTGCACGCTATGTCTGCAAGCGTGTCCGGTCGATGCAATCGTGGGTGCGGCGAAGCAGATGCACACGATCATCCCTGAACTGTGCACCGGCTGCGACCTGTGCGTGCCGCCCTGCCCGGTCGATTGCATCGCCATGGTTCCGGTCACGGGCGAGAAAACTGGCTGGGACGCATGGAGCCAGCAGGAAGCCGACGCGGCGCGCGAGCGGCACGATTGGCGCCTGGCACGCCTCGCACGTGAACGCGACGCGGCCGAAGCGCGCAAGGCGGCGCGCGTGGTCGCGTCGTTGCGCACTGAGTCGGGCACTGAGCCGCGTACGCAACCGGCTGCTCAGCCAGATGCTGGGCCGGACGGATCGGTTGAATCAAAGGCGGTGCAACCCGCCGCCACGCCCGACGACGACGCGCAAGCGAAAAAGCGCGCCATCATCCAGGCCGCGATGGACCGTGCACGCCAGAAGAAAGAAGAGCTGGCCAGACTCGGCGCGGGGCCGAAAAACATCGATGCGGTCAGCCCGGAGGTTCAGGCGCAGATCGACGCAGCGGAGGCGCGGCGACGCCGGCTTGGCATGATCCGCGCCGATGACGACAAAAGCTCGGCACCTGCCATCGACCCCGATCGTGAACTCGGTGAACCCGGCAACCCTGGTAACGATAACAACACCTGA
- a CDS encoding MoxR family ATPase, translated as MRFEGSSQYVATDDLKLAVNAAITLQRPLLIKGEPGTGKTMLAEEVAAALGMPLLQWHIKSTTKAQQGLYEYDAVSRLRDSQLGDERVKDIRNYIVKGVLWQAFDADETGVLLIDEIDKADIEFPNDLLRELDRMEFYVYETHELVKAKHRPLVIITSNNEKELPDAFLRRCFFHYIKFPEPTTMKQIVEVHFPGIKQDLLAAAMQSFFELRNVSGLKKKPSTSELLDWLKLLLAEDIGPEALRSTDQKQVIPPLHGALLKNEQDVSLFERLLFMNRNNR; from the coding sequence ATGCGTTTTGAAGGTTCATCGCAATACGTCGCCACCGACGATCTCAAGCTGGCCGTCAACGCCGCCATCACCCTGCAGCGCCCGCTCCTGATCAAGGGCGAGCCCGGCACCGGCAAGACCATGCTGGCCGAGGAAGTCGCCGCCGCACTCGGCATGCCGCTGCTGCAATGGCACATCAAGTCGACCACCAAGGCCCAGCAGGGCCTCTACGAGTACGACGCGGTGTCGCGCCTGCGCGATTCCCAGCTCGGCGACGAACGCGTGAAGGACATCCGCAATTACATCGTCAAGGGCGTGCTGTGGCAGGCTTTCGACGCCGATGAAACCGGCGTGCTGCTGATCGACGAAATCGATAAAGCGGACATCGAATTCCCAAACGACCTGTTGCGCGAGCTCGACCGGATGGAGTTCTACGTCTACGAAACCCACGAACTGGTGAAAGCAAAACACCGGCCGCTGGTGATCATCACGTCGAACAACGAAAAAGAACTGCCCGACGCGTTCCTGCGCCGCTGCTTTTTCCACTACATCAAATTCCCCGAACCCACGACGATGAAGCAGATCGTCGAGGTGCATTTTCCAGGCATCAAGCAGGATCTGCTCGCCGCCGCGATGCAAAGTTTCTTCGAGCTGCGCAATGTGTCCGGGCTGAAGAAAAAACCGTCGACATCGGAATTGCTCGACTGGCTGAAGCTGCTGCTGGCCGAGGACATTGGCCCGGAAGCGCTGCGTTCCACCGATCAGAAACAAGTCATCCCGCCGCTGCATGGCGCGTTGCTCAAGAACGAACAGGACGTGAGCCTGTTCGAGCGCCTGCTGTTCATGAACCGCAACAACCGTTGA
- a CDS encoding TetR/AcrR family transcriptional regulator encodes MNQPKIKRDPEGTRRRILLAAAEEFAAGGLFGARVDQIARRAETNERMLYYYFGSKEQLFTAVLEHAFAALTDAEKTLDLDGVAPVEAITQLAHFIWNYYREHPELLRLINNENLHEARYIKGSTRIRELISPVVATLAKILERGQHAGLFRNNVDPLRFYVTLSGLGYYIVSNRFTLEATFGLDFSRDAERDEIIKMNTELLLAYLLRR; translated from the coding sequence ATGAACCAGCCAAAAATCAAAAGAGATCCCGAGGGTACACGCCGTCGCATCCTGCTGGCCGCCGCAGAGGAATTTGCTGCGGGCGGCTTGTTCGGCGCGCGTGTCGACCAGATTGCGCGCCGTGCCGAAACCAACGAGCGAATGCTCTACTATTATTTCGGCAGCAAAGAGCAGTTGTTCACGGCCGTGCTCGAACATGCATTCGCCGCACTCACGGACGCTGAAAAGACGCTGGATCTCGATGGCGTTGCACCCGTTGAAGCCATCACGCAACTGGCGCATTTCATCTGGAATTATTATCGTGAGCATCCCGAACTCTTGCGGCTCATCAATAACGAAAATCTGCACGAAGCCCGCTATATAAAGGGTTCCACGCGCATTCGAGAGTTGATATCGCCGGTGGTCGCGACGCTCGCGAAGATTCTCGAACGTGGTCAGCATGCCGGACTATTTCGCAATAACGTCGACCCGCTGCGCTTTTACGTGACTTTGTCGGGTCTTGGCTATTACATCGTATCGAACCGATTCACGCTCGAAGCCACGTTCGGACTCGACTTCAGCCGCGACGCCGAACGCGATGAAATCATCAAGATGAATACGGAATTGCTGCTGGCGTATTTGCTGCGACGCTGA
- a CDS encoding GNAT family N-acetyltransferase: MSRWIDPVTLEGRYVKLVPLEREHQDALANAATDGELWKLWYTSVPSPETIGAWMDTALALRDSGGAQPFTIIDVRTGDVVGSTRYMNVEAAHRRLEIGSTWYAKRVQRTAINTEAKLLLLSYAFDTLKAIAVEFRTHFMNRQSRAAIARLGAKEDGILRNHQIGRDGIYRDTVVFSIIESEWPAVRANLSAKLEARFDLPLDS; this comes from the coding sequence ATGAGCCGCTGGATCGATCCGGTTACGCTGGAAGGCAGGTATGTGAAACTCGTGCCGCTCGAGCGCGAGCACCAGGACGCGCTTGCCAACGCCGCCACGGACGGCGAGTTGTGGAAGCTCTGGTACACAAGCGTCCCCTCGCCCGAGACAATCGGCGCATGGATGGACACGGCGCTTGCCCTGCGCGATTCCGGCGGCGCGCAACCGTTCACCATCATCGACGTGCGGACAGGCGACGTGGTCGGCAGCACGCGTTATATGAATGTTGAAGCGGCCCATCGGCGGCTTGAGATCGGCAGCACGTGGTACGCAAAACGCGTGCAGCGCACGGCGATAAACACCGAAGCCAAGCTGCTCCTGCTCTCGTATGCGTTCGATACGCTGAAGGCTATCGCCGTCGAATTCCGGACTCACTTCATGAACCGTCAATCGCGCGCGGCTATTGCGCGGCTGGGGGCGAAGGAAGACGGAATTCTGCGCAATCACCAGATCGGCCGGGACGGCATTTACCGCGATACGGTGGTATTTTCGATTATCGAGTCCGAGTGGCCGGCCGTGCGCGCGAATCTGAGCGCGAAACTCGAAGCGCGGTTCGACTTGCCGCTCGACTCATAG
- a CDS encoding c-type cytochrome has protein sequence MKALDTVLKTACTAAALIGAIGVLAMQPAHAADASNGKVLTEAHNCAACHGPNLNKPVSAEYPKLAGQHADYLYWALRQYQMGNGNPNFGRNNPIMAAQVQSLSQSDLKDISAYIESLDGDLVVKK, from the coding sequence ATGAAGGCACTCGACACAGTGTTGAAGACAGCATGCACGGCAGCCGCGCTGATCGGCGCGATCGGCGTTCTGGCCATGCAGCCGGCGCACGCAGCCGATGCAAGCAATGGCAAGGTGCTCACCGAGGCCCACAATTGCGCGGCCTGCCACGGCCCGAACCTGAACAAGCCGGTGAGCGCGGAGTATCCGAAGCTCGCAGGCCAGCACGCCGACTATCTCTACTGGGCGCTGCGCCAGTACCAGATGGGCAACGGCAATCCGAACTTCGGGCGTAACAACCCGATCATGGCCGCGCAGGTGCAAAGCTTGTCGCAAAGCGATCTGAAAGACATTTCGGCGTATATCGAATCGTTGGACGGCGATCTGGTCGTGAAGAAGTAA
- a CDS encoding c-type cytochrome, whose product MNKFVGKCAVIAALSGLAGFATQASADVVGNAKAAQGKVAMCIGCHGIPGYRTAYPEVYRVPMLGGQSARYIENALHEYKKGDRHFETMHGITANLSDQDIADIAAYYAAQTPSSKNNPDK is encoded by the coding sequence ATGAATAAATTCGTCGGCAAATGTGCCGTGATCGCAGCGCTGTCGGGGCTTGCCGGCTTCGCGACACAGGCATCCGCCGATGTCGTGGGCAACGCGAAAGCAGCCCAGGGCAAAGTTGCGATGTGTATTGGGTGCCACGGCATTCCCGGTTACCGCACCGCGTATCCCGAGGTGTACCGGGTTCCCATGCTCGGCGGCCAGAGCGCCCGTTATATTGAGAACGCGCTGCATGAGTACAAGAAAGGCGACCGCCATTTCGAGACGATGCATGGCATAACGGCCAACTTGTCCGATCAGGATATCGCCGACATCGCTGCGTATTACGCCGCGCAAACCCCCTCTTCGAAGAACAATCCCGACAAGTGA
- a CDS encoding DUF1841 family protein, with amino-acid sequence MFNPSRDEVRQFFTDTWRKQREGGVLTPLESIAADWIGEHPEYQKELADPDVTHANYSPDQGKSNPFLHLSMHLAITEQLSIDQPPGIRRAHERLVSRMGSTHDAQHAIMECLGQIIWESQRNNTPPDTDAYLALIEQRASRD; translated from the coding sequence ATGTTCAACCCTAGCCGCGACGAAGTTCGCCAATTTTTTACCGATACCTGGCGCAAGCAGCGCGAGGGCGGCGTCCTGACACCGCTTGAGAGCATTGCGGCAGACTGGATCGGCGAGCATCCTGAATACCAGAAAGAACTCGCCGATCCCGACGTAACCCACGCAAACTACTCGCCGGATCAGGGCAAGAGCAATCCCTTCCTGCATTTATCGATGCATCTCGCCATTACCGAGCAACTGTCCATCGATCAACCGCCCGGCATCCGGCGCGCGCATGAGCGGCTGGTCAGCCGGATGGGTTCGACGCACGACGCTCAGCACGCCATCATGGAATGCCTTGGGCAGATCATCTGGGAATCACAGCGCAACAACACGCCACCGGACACCGACGCCTATCTTGCGCTGATCGAACAGCGGGCGTCGCGAGACTGA
- the nth gene encoding endonuclease III — MNPTKRRAIFETLQSLNPHPTTELEHESPFELLISVLLSAQATDVSVNKAMRRMYPVANTPAKVLELGEEGVTEYIKTIGLFRTKAKNVIATCKILVEQYGGEVPDDREALEALPGVGRKTANVILNTAFGHPTIAVDTHIFRVSNRTGLAPGKDVRTVEAALEKFVPDEFKQDAHHWLILHGRYVCRARVPECWHCAIEPLCEFRPKTPAPIE, encoded by the coding sequence ATGAACCCCACAAAACGCCGCGCGATCTTTGAAACGCTGCAAAGCCTGAATCCGCATCCGACGACCGAACTCGAGCATGAATCGCCGTTCGAGTTGCTGATCTCGGTGCTGCTGTCGGCACAAGCCACCGATGTCTCCGTGAACAAGGCCATGCGGCGCATGTATCCGGTTGCCAATACGCCGGCCAAGGTGCTGGAGCTCGGCGAAGAAGGCGTGACGGAGTACATCAAGACCATCGGGCTGTTTCGGACGAAAGCGAAGAACGTGATCGCCACGTGCAAGATCCTGGTGGAGCAATACGGTGGCGAGGTCCCGGACGATCGCGAGGCGCTCGAAGCGCTGCCAGGCGTAGGACGGAAGACTGCCAACGTAATCCTGAACACGGCGTTTGGCCATCCGACCATCGCAGTGGACACGCATATCTTTCGTGTCTCAAATCGCACCGGCCTCGCGCCGGGGAAAGACGTGCGCACCGTGGAGGCTGCGCTTGAGAAATTCGTCCCCGATGAATTCAAACAGGACGCCCATCACTGGCTGATTCTGCACGGTCGTTATGTATGCCGGGCCCGCGTGCCGGAATGCTGGCATTGCGCGATCGAGCCGCTGTGCGAGTTTCGGCCGAAAACGCCGGCGCCTATCGAATAA